In Dama dama isolate Ldn47 chromosome 20, ASM3311817v1, whole genome shotgun sequence, a single window of DNA contains:
- the CDC7 gene encoding cell division cycle 7-related protein kinase — MDKPMVFSPLGGRFQADGSLKKQEQNFKPPGVKKDIEKLYEAVPQLGNLFKIKDKIGEGTFSSVYLATAQLQVGPEEKIALKHLIPTSHPIRIAAELQCLTVAGGQDNVMGVKYCFRKNDHVVIAMPYLEHESFLDILNSLSFQEVREYMFNLFKALKRIHQFGIVHRDVKPSNFLYNRRLKKYALVDFGLAQGTHDTKIELLKFVQSEAHQESCSQNKSYVITGNKISLSGPAAPKELDQQSTPKTSVKRPYTNAQVQTKHGKDGKEGSVGLSVQRSVFGERNFNIHSSISHESPAVKFMKQSKTVDLLSRKLGTKKKTISTKVMNSGVMRKTASSCPASLTCDCYATDKVCSICLSRRQQVAPRAGTPGFRAPEVLTKCPNQTTAIDMWSAGVIFLSLLSGRYPFYKASDDLTALAQIMTIRGSRETIQAAKTFGKSILCSKEVPAQDLRKLCEKLRGINSNTSKLTSDIQECSSHDPAFSEKTENRKLSHFIQTPHAQPSGNSSYKGDSNGCGGNFEESTTNLEGWDEVPDEAYDLLDKLLDLNPASRITAEEALLHPFFKDMSL, encoded by the exons ATGGATAAGCCAATGGTTTTTTCTCCCCTTGGTGGCCGGTTTCAGGCGGATGgctcattaaaaaaacaagagcAGAATTTTAAACCACCAG GTGTTAAAAAAGATATTGAGAAGCTTTATGAAGCTGTACCACAGCTTGGCAATCTGTTTAAGATTAAGGACAAAATTGGAGAAG GCACTTTCAGCTCTGTTTATTTGGCTACAGCACAGTTACAAGTCGGACCTGAAGAGAAAATTGCTCTAAAACACTTAATTCCAACAAGTCACCCCATAAGAATTGCAGCTGAACTTCAGTGCTTAACAGTGGCTGG GGGGCAAGACAATGTCATGGGAGTTAAATACTGCTTTAGGAAGAATGATCATGTGGTTATTGCTATGCCATATCTGGAGCATGAGTCCTTTTTG GACAttttgaattctctttcttttcaagaAGTACGGGAATATATGTTTAATCTGTTCAAAGCTTTGAAACGCATTCATCAGTTTGGTATTGTTCACCGTGATGTTAAGCCCAGCAATTTTTTATATAATAGGCGCTTGAAAAA GTATGCCTTGGTAGACTTTGGTTTGGCCCAAGGAACCCATGATACTAAAATAGAGCTTCTCAAATTTGTCCAGTCTGAAGCTCACCAGGAAAGCTGTTCACAAAATAAATCCTATGTAATCACCGGCAACAAGATTTCATTGAGTGGCCCAGCAGCACCTAAAGAGCTGGATCAGCAGTCTACCCCAAAAACTTCTGTTAAAAGGCCCTACACAAATGCACAAGTTCAGACTAAACATGGAAAAGATGGAAAG GAGGGATCTGTAGGCCTTTCTGTCCAGCGCTCtgtttttggagaaagaaatttcAATATACACAGCTCCATTTCACATGAGAGCCCTGCAGTGAAA TTTATGAAGCAGTCAAAGACTGTGGATTTACTGTCTAGAAAATTAGGAACCAAAAAGAAGACCATTTCTACAAAAGTCATGAATAGTGGTGTGATGAGGAAAACTGCCAGTTCTTGCCCAGCTAGCCTGACCTGTGACTGTTATGCAACAGATAAAGTTTGCAGTATTTGCCTTTCAAG GCGGCAGCAGGTTGCACCCAGGGCAGGTACACCAGGATTCAGAGCACCAGAGGTCTTGACCAAGTGCCCCAATCAAACTACAG CAATTGACATGTGGTCTGCAGGCGTCATATTCCTTTCTTTGCTTAGTGGAAGATATCCATTTTATAAAGCAAGTGATGATTTAACTGCTTTGGCTCAAATTATGACAATTCGTGGATCCAGGGAAACTATCCAGGCTGCTAAAACTTTTG gcaAGTCAATATTGTGTAGCAAAGAAGTTCCAGCACAAGACTTGAGAAAACTCTGTGAGAAACTCAGAGGTATAAATTCTAACACTTCTAAATTAACAAGTGATATACAAGAGTGCAGTTCTCATGACCCAGCTTtttcagagaagacagaaaacCGTAAACTTTCTCACTTCATACAAACACCTCATGCACAACCCTCAGGGAATTCATCATATAAAGGCGACAGTAATGGCTGTGGGGGCAATTTTGAGGAGTCTACTACCAATCTAGAAGGCTGGGATGAGGTGCCTGATGAAGCTTATGACCTGCTTGATAAACTCCTAGATCTGAATCCAGCTTCAAGAATAACAGCAGAGGAAGCTTTGTTGCatccattttttaaagatatgagtTTATGA